A window of the Hypomesus transpacificus isolate Combined female chromosome 10, fHypTra1, whole genome shotgun sequence genome harbors these coding sequences:
- the kcnmb2 gene encoding calcium-activated potassium channel subunit beta-2 isoform X1 codes for MRVILTKRFCRSFQQSFRTSSVRKGGRGESGKMFFVAGAKSGGGSGGERRSIYQKIREVDVLDKKKTVTALSAGEDRAMFLGLGMILSSVMMYFVLCITVLRAYADSVWTEESVCIVLNSTIVADVNCSYSCGSDCWRASKYPCLQIYVSVNNTGRVSLLSHNEETQEANSECFYVPKCQKDSSAMHAMTVNISERLKVHQQVPCYYDPGEQQGSVLLSRLYGRSAVFHSLFWPSCMLTGGTLIIFMVKLTQYLSILSEEIGKIKR; via the exons ATGCGAGTAATTTTGACCAAAAGGTTTTGCAGGTCTTTCCAGCAGTCTTTCCGCACTTCCTCAGTGAGGAAAGGAGGACGTGGGGAGTCTGGGAAGATGTTCTTTGTGGCAGGGGCTAAAAGTGGAGGAGGGTCCGGAGGAGAGCGAAG ATCAATCTACCAGAAGATTAGGGAGGTTGATGTCCTTGACAAGAAGAAGACAGTAACGGCTCTGAGTGCTGGTGAGGATCGGGCTATGTTCCTGGGCCTGGGGATGATCCTGTCCTCAGTCATGATGTACTTTGTGCTGTGCATCACTGTCCTGCGCGCATATGCAGATAG CGTATGGACAGAGGAGAGTGTTTGCATTGTGCTTAACTCCACCATCGTCGCAGATGTGAACTGTTCCTACAGCTGTGGGTCAGACTGCTGGAGAGCCTCAAAATACCCTTGCCTGCAGATCTACGTCAGTGTCAACAACACAGGACGGGTCAGCCTCTTATCCCACAACGAGGAGACCCAGGAGGCCAACTCTGAG TGTTTCTATGTGCCCAAGTGCCAAAAGGACAGCTCAGCCATGCACGCCATGACCGTGAACATCTCAGAGCGCTTGAAGGTGCACCAGCAGGTCCCCTGCTACTATGACCCCGGGGAGCAGCAGGGGAGCGTCCTCCTGTCACGGCTGTACGGTCGCAGTGCCGTCTTCCACTCCCTCTTCTGGCCCTCCTGCATGCTGACGGGGGGCACCCTCATCATCTTCATGGTCAAGCTTACACAGTACCTCTCCATTCTGAGTGAGGAGATTGGAAAAATCAAGAGGTGA
- the kcnmb2 gene encoding calcium-activated potassium channel subunit beta-2 isoform X3 — translation MRVILTKRFCRSFQQSFRTSSVRKGGRGESGKMFFVAGAKSGGGSGGERRSIYQKIREVDVLDKKKTVTALSAGEDRAMFLGLGMILSSVMMYFVLCITVLRAYADSVWTEESVCIVLNSTIVADVNCSYSCGSDCWRASKYPCLQIYVSVNNTGRVSLLSHNEETQEANSEVHSLDTLPALIAVFLCAQVPKGQLSHARHDREHLRALEGAPAGPLLL, via the exons ATGCGAGTAATTTTGACCAAAAGGTTTTGCAGGTCTTTCCAGCAGTCTTTCCGCACTTCCTCAGTGAGGAAAGGAGGACGTGGGGAGTCTGGGAAGATGTTCTTTGTGGCAGGGGCTAAAAGTGGAGGAGGGTCCGGAGGAGAGCGAAG ATCAATCTACCAGAAGATTAGGGAGGTTGATGTCCTTGACAAGAAGAAGACAGTAACGGCTCTGAGTGCTGGTGAGGATCGGGCTATGTTCCTGGGCCTGGGGATGATCCTGTCCTCAGTCATGATGTACTTTGTGCTGTGCATCACTGTCCTGCGCGCATATGCAGATAG CGTATGGACAGAGGAGAGTGTTTGCATTGTGCTTAACTCCACCATCGTCGCAGATGTGAACTGTTCCTACAGCTGTGGGTCAGACTGCTGGAGAGCCTCAAAATACCCTTGCCTGCAGATCTACGTCAGTGTCAACAACACAGGACGGGTCAGCCTCTTATCCCACAACGAGGAGACCCAGGAGGCCAACTCTGAGGTGCATAGCTTGGATACCCTCCCTGCCCTGATAGCAG TGTTTCTATGTGCCCAAGTGCCAAAAGGACAGCTCAGCCATGCACGCCATGACCGTGAACATCTCAGAGCGCTTGAAGGTGCACCAGCAGGTCCCCTGCTACTATGA
- the kcnmb2 gene encoding calcium-activated potassium channel subunit beta-2 isoform X2 yields the protein MFFVAGAKSGGGSGGERRSIYQKIREVDVLDKKKTVTALSAGEDRAMFLGLGMILSSVMMYFVLCITVLRAYADSVWTEESVCIVLNSTIVADVNCSYSCGSDCWRASKYPCLQIYVSVNNTGRVSLLSHNEETQEANSECFYVPKCQKDSSAMHAMTVNISERLKVHQQVPCYYDPGEQQGSVLLSRLYGRSAVFHSLFWPSCMLTGGTLIIFMVKLTQYLSILSEEIGKIKR from the exons ATGTTCTTTGTGGCAGGGGCTAAAAGTGGAGGAGGGTCCGGAGGAGAGCGAAG ATCAATCTACCAGAAGATTAGGGAGGTTGATGTCCTTGACAAGAAGAAGACAGTAACGGCTCTGAGTGCTGGTGAGGATCGGGCTATGTTCCTGGGCCTGGGGATGATCCTGTCCTCAGTCATGATGTACTTTGTGCTGTGCATCACTGTCCTGCGCGCATATGCAGATAG CGTATGGACAGAGGAGAGTGTTTGCATTGTGCTTAACTCCACCATCGTCGCAGATGTGAACTGTTCCTACAGCTGTGGGTCAGACTGCTGGAGAGCCTCAAAATACCCTTGCCTGCAGATCTACGTCAGTGTCAACAACACAGGACGGGTCAGCCTCTTATCCCACAACGAGGAGACCCAGGAGGCCAACTCTGAG TGTTTCTATGTGCCCAAGTGCCAAAAGGACAGCTCAGCCATGCACGCCATGACCGTGAACATCTCAGAGCGCTTGAAGGTGCACCAGCAGGTCCCCTGCTACTATGACCCCGGGGAGCAGCAGGGGAGCGTCCTCCTGTCACGGCTGTACGGTCGCAGTGCCGTCTTCCACTCCCTCTTCTGGCCCTCCTGCATGCTGACGGGGGGCACCCTCATCATCTTCATGGTCAAGCTTACACAGTACCTCTCCATTCTGAGTGAGGAGATTGGAAAAATCAAGAGGTGA